Proteins encoded within one genomic window of Brassica rapa cultivar Chiifu-401-42 chromosome A09, CAAS_Brap_v3.01, whole genome shotgun sequence:
- the LOC103837200 gene encoding NAC domain-containing protein 59 isoform X1, whose protein sequence is MDGEVSRTWEITEDSEQIDLPPGFRFHPTDEELISYYLRPKVLNTFFSAIAIGEVDLNKVEPWDLPWKAKIGEKEWYFFCVRDRKYPTGLRTNRATKAGYWKATGKDKEIFKEKCIVGMKKTLVFYKGRAPKGVKTNWVMHEYRLEGKYAIDNNPKTAKNEWVISRIFQKHADGKKMHISSLMKLGSGINHIEPVGLPPLMDSSPYLKSGGGDTFAGSLSHVTCFSDQTTEDKSHLSESRDECNFTMFGSSSTHLMIPNIGSILHSDPMIMQDNSPILKIMLDSEETQFKKDLQDFSTSENELTASSWHGHDISGSAAPVEMDCFWNF, encoded by the exons ATGGATGGCGAGGTATCAAGAACCTGGGAGATAACAGAAGATTCGGAGCAGATTGATTTGCCACCTGGCTTTAGATTTCACCCAACAGATGAAGAACTCATAAGTTACTATCTGAGACCAAAGGTTCTAAACACCTTCTTCTCCGCTATAGCCATTGGTGAAGTTGATCTCAATAAGGTTGAACCATGGGACTTACCAT GGAAGGCTAAGATTGGGGAAAAAGAGTGGTACTTCTTCTGCGTAAGAGATCGGAAATACCCGACTGGTTTAAGGACGAACCGGGCTACTAAGGCCGGTTATTGGAAAGCTACAGGCAAAGACAAAGAGATCTTCAAAGAAAAATGTATTGTTGGTATGAAGAAAACTTTGGTTTTCTACAAAGGAAGAGCTCCTAAAGGAGTAAAAACCAATTGGGTCATGCACGAATATCGCTTAGAAGGCAAATATGCAATCGACAATAATCCTAAAACTGCTAAG AACGAATGGGTTATTAGTAGAATTTTTCAGAAACATGCAGATGGTAAGAAGATGCATATCTCCAGTTTAATGAAGCTCGGTTCAGGGATCAACCATATTGAACCGGTCGGTTTACCTCCCCTGATGGATTCTTCTCCATACCTCAAGAGCGGAGGAGGAGACACTTTCGCCGGGTCGTTGTCTCACGTGACATGCTTCTCCGACCAAACAACCGAGGACAAGAGTCACCTCTCCGAGTCAAGAGATGAATGTAACTTTACCATGTTTGGTTCTTCATCGACTCACTTGATGATACCGAACATTGGTTCTATACTACACTCTGATCCTATGATTATGCAAGATAATTCTCCAATATTGAAGATAATGCTTGACAGTGAAGAAACACAGTTTAAGAAAGATCTCCAGGATTTCAGTACATCGGAGAACGAATTAACCGCGAGTTCTTGGCACGGTCACGATATTTCTGGTTCAGCAGCTCCGGTTGAGATGGATTGCTTTTGGAATTTCTGA
- the LOC103837200 gene encoding NAC domain-containing protein 59 isoform X2 yields MDGEVSRTWEITEDSEQIDLPPGFRFHPTDEELISYYLRPKVLNTFFSAIAIGEVDLNKVEPWDLPWKAKIGEKEWYFFCVRDRKYPTGLRTNRATKAGYWKATGKDKEIFKEKCIVGMKKTLVFYKGRAPKGVKTNWVMHEYRLEGKYAIDNNPKTAKNEWVISRIFQKHADGKKMHISSLMKLGSGINHIEPVGLPPLMDTFAGSLSHVTCFSDQTTEDKSHLSESRDECNFTMFGSSSTHLMIPNIGSILHSDPMIMQDNSPILKIMLDSEETQFKKDLQDFSTSENELTASSWHGHDISGSAAPVEMDCFWNF; encoded by the exons ATGGATGGCGAGGTATCAAGAACCTGGGAGATAACAGAAGATTCGGAGCAGATTGATTTGCCACCTGGCTTTAGATTTCACCCAACAGATGAAGAACTCATAAGTTACTATCTGAGACCAAAGGTTCTAAACACCTTCTTCTCCGCTATAGCCATTGGTGAAGTTGATCTCAATAAGGTTGAACCATGGGACTTACCAT GGAAGGCTAAGATTGGGGAAAAAGAGTGGTACTTCTTCTGCGTAAGAGATCGGAAATACCCGACTGGTTTAAGGACGAACCGGGCTACTAAGGCCGGTTATTGGAAAGCTACAGGCAAAGACAAAGAGATCTTCAAAGAAAAATGTATTGTTGGTATGAAGAAAACTTTGGTTTTCTACAAAGGAAGAGCTCCTAAAGGAGTAAAAACCAATTGGGTCATGCACGAATATCGCTTAGAAGGCAAATATGCAATCGACAATAATCCTAAAACTGCTAAG AACGAATGGGTTATTAGTAGAATTTTTCAGAAACATGCAGATGGTAAGAAGATGCATATCTCCAGTTTAATGAAGCTCGGTTCAGGGATCAACCATATTGAACCGGTCGGTTTACCTCCCCTGATGG ACACTTTCGCCGGGTCGTTGTCTCACGTGACATGCTTCTCCGACCAAACAACCGAGGACAAGAGTCACCTCTCCGAGTCAAGAGATGAATGTAACTTTACCATGTTTGGTTCTTCATCGACTCACTTGATGATACCGAACATTGGTTCTATACTACACTCTGATCCTATGATTATGCAAGATAATTCTCCAATATTGAAGATAATGCTTGACAGTGAAGAAACACAGTTTAAGAAAGATCTCCAGGATTTCAGTACATCGGAGAACGAATTAACCGCGAGTTCTTGGCACGGTCACGATATTTCTGGTTCAGCAGCTCCGGTTGAGATGGATTGCTTTTGGAATTTCTGA
- the LOC103837201 gene encoding phosphate transporter PHO1 homolog 9, translated as MKFGKEYETQMIQEWREAYMDYRSLKAIVKQILRHHQKKQQQQRPPPPPSQQNGESAPSLQPNGGANQVGEETGPTGLSRTISLYRAFSGLTNRSRGSPKKSHKQNNPLSSKRHHHYHLFDDDEDQVILINEDKTGTYTTTFLCSAEEGGDMDVQFFRRLDGEFNKVLRFYKQKVESVMEEADELSRQLNVLIALRVKVENPNIVFPNISAVSSASSSPHSTPRAPATSPLEVIKEVEQKEDKKVYKPAPVEMLDHIKIKIEAETPLQTLKCMIMGLTSQQTFSKVELKGAEELMSRAFVEFYQKLRFLKSYCFLNQLAFSKILKKYDKTTSRNTSKPYLNTVDHSYLGSCDEVSRLMSRVEATFIKHFANGNHRDGMKSLRPKTKREKHRVTYCLGFLSGCAAALAISIAVVVHIRGIAKSEGRHQYMENIFPLYSLLGFVAVHLFMFAGNIYFWSRYRVNYPFIFGFEHGTDLGYREVLLVGAGLAVLTFGGVLSNLDMEMDPRTKSFSVITELVPLALLFCLLTVSFCPFDIIYRASRYFFIGSVIRCVLSPLYKVILPDFFLADQLTSQVQAFRSLLFYVCYYGWAGDFKKRTHECYESEIYKKLYLVVAIVPYWFRFAQCIRRLVEEKDKNQGLNALKYLSTILAVATRTIFEMQKGRYLLTVAVATSTIATLFNTYWDIFMDWGLMNPNSKNPWLRDKLLIPHKSTYFIVMVVNVVLRLAWMQTVLGIREAPFLHKRALVAVVAILEIIRRGIWNFFRLENEHLNNVGKYRAFKSVPLPFQEAGGNKSM; from the exons ATGAAGTTTGGAAAAGAATACGAGACGCAGATGATCCAAGAATGGCGTGAAGCCTACATGGATTACCGTTCTCTCAAAGCCATCGTCAAACAGATCCTCCGTCACcaccaaaaaaaacaacaacaacaacgtccacctcctcctccttctcaaCAAAACGGAGAGAGTGCACCGTCGCTCCAGCCCAACGGCGGCGCAAACCAAGTCGGAGAGGAAACCGGTCCAACAGGGTTATCAAGAACCATATCTCTCTACCGCGCATTTAGCGGTCTGACCAACCGATCCAGAGGCTCCCCGAAGAAATCACACAAACAAAACAATCCTCTAAGCAGCAAACGCCACCACCATTACCATCTCTTCGACGACGACGAGGATCAAGTCATTCTCATCAACGAAGACAAGACGGGAACCTACACGACGACGTTTCTATGCTCGGCCGAGGAAGGAGGAGATATGGACGTTCAGTTTTTCCGGCGGCTTGATGGAGAGTTCAACAAGGTGTTGAGATTCTATAAGCAGAAAGTGGAGAGTGTTATGGAGGAAGCTGATGAGCTTAGTAGACAACTAAACGTTTTGATCGCTCTTAGGGTTAAAGTTGAGAATCCAAACATTGTTTTTCCCAACATTAGTGCTGTCTCTAGTGCTAGTTCTTCTCCACATTCAACCCCTAGGGCTCCAG CCACTTCACCACTGGAAGTGATCAAAGAAGTGGAACAAAAGGAAGACAAGAAAGTCTACAAACCTGCTCCAGTGGAAATGTTGGATCATATAAAGATCAAGATCGAAGCGGAAACTCCATTGCAAACTCTTAAATGCATGATCATGGGTCTCACAAGCCAGCAAACCTTCAGCAAAGTTGAGCTTAAGGGTGCTGAGGAGCTTATGAGCCGCGCTTTTGTTGAGTTCTACCAGAAACTTAGGTTCCTAAAGAGTTATTG CTTCTTGAATCAGTTGGCATTTTCAAAGATATTAAAGAAGTATGACAAG ACTACTTCGAGGAATACATCAAAGCCTTATCTAAACACAGTGGACCATTCTTATTTAGGCAGCTGCGATGAG GTCTCGAGGCTCATGTCAAGAGTGGAAGCCACGTTTATTAAACATTTCGCCAATGGAAATCACCGAGACGGGATGAAATCTTTAAGGCCTAAAACTAAGAGGGAGAAACACAGAGTCACATACTGCCTCG GCTTCTTGTCTGGTTGCGCTGCCGCTCTCGCAATTTCAATAGCCGTTGTTGTACATATAAGAGGCATAGCAAAAAGCGAAGGCAGACATCAGTACATGGAGAACATCTTCCCTCTTTACAG CTTGTTGGGGTTCGTTGCGGTTCATCTGTTTATGTTTGCAGGAAACATATACTTCTGGAGTAGATATAGAGTAAACTACCCGTTTATCTTTGGTTTTGAGCATGGGACCGATCTTGGTTACAGAGAAGTTCTTCTAGTTGGCGCTGGTCTAGCAGTTCTAACATTCGGAGGAGTACTCTCGAATCTCGACATGGAAATGGATCCAAGAACCAAAAGTTTTAGTGTCATCACGGAGCTAGTTCCTTTAGCTCTTCTCTTC TGCTTGTTGACGGTATCATTCTGTCCATTCGATATTATATATCGGGCAAGCCGATATTTCTTCATCGGATCCGTCATCCGTTGTGTTCTAAGCCCGCTCTACAAG GTTATTCTCCCGGACTTCTTTCTCGCAGATCAATTAACGAGCCAG GTGCAAGCATTTAGAAGCTTATTGTTTTATGTTTGCTATTATGGATGGGCCGGGGATTTCAAGAAACGAACACATGAATGCTATGAGAGTGAGATTTATAAAAAACTCTACCTTGTCGTTGCCATCGTTCCTTACTGGTTCCGCTTTGCTCAG TGTATAAGGAGGTTGGTAGAGGAGAAAGACAAAAATCAGGGCCTAAACGCGCTAAAGTATCTCTCGACTATATTGGCGGTTGCGACTAGGACAATCTTCGAGATGCAGAAAGGGAGGTACTTGCTTACTGTGGCTGTAGCAACGTCGACCATTGCCACATTGTTCAATACTTACTGGGACATTTTCATGGATTGGGGTCTCATGAACCCCAACTCCAAAAATCCTTGGCTTCGTGACAAACTCTTAATCCCTCACAAAAGCACATACTTCATTGTCATg GTGGTGAATGTGGTGCTGAGGCTGGCTTGGATGCAGACGGTTCTTGGGATTAGAGAAGCTCCATTTTTGCACAAAAGAGCTTTGGTTGCTGTTGTTGCCATCTTAGAGATTATTCGTCGTGGCATTTGGAACTTTTTCAG GTTGGAGAATGAGCATTTGAACAATGTGGGGAAGTACAGAGCCTTCAAGTCTGTACCTTTGCCTTTTCAAGAAGCTGGAGGAAACAAGAGCATGTAA
- the LOC103837202 gene encoding transmembrane emp24 domain-containing protein p24delta11, with translation MDLLKIQLTTLRWIIMMTLMLRIGESMRLDLESGITKCISDDIKINYMTVGNYSVVNPNEALHLPASHKIYVTVTSPKGHSQHHAENVESGKFVFTAMESGDYTTCFVALGFRPTAKFAVDFEWKSGVEAKDWATIAKRGQINMLEVEVRKLLDVTESIHDEMFELREREREMQELNRSTNSRMAALSLLSFVFTLSVACLQLWHLKSFLERKKLL, from the exons ATGGATTTGCTAAAGATTCAGCTGACAACGTTAAGATGGATCATAATGATGACACTGATGCTGAGAATAGGAGAATCGATGAGACTGGATCTGGAATCAGGCATCACCAAATGCATCTCCGACGacatcaaaataaattatatgacTGTAGGAAATTACTCCGTCGTCAATCCCAACGAAGCTCTGCATCTTCCTGCTTCCCACAAAATATATGTTACT GTGACGTCGCCTAAAGGGCACAGTCAGCATCATGCAGAAAATGTGGAGTCTGGAAAATTCGTTTTCACGGCGATGGAAAGCGGCGATTACACAACGTGTTTTGTGGCTCTCGGTTTTAGACCTACGGCCAAGTTCGCAGTTGATTTCGAGTGGAAAAGTGGCGTGGAGGCTAAAGATTGGGCCACCATCGCCAAGAGAGGCCAGATCAAC ATGCTGGAGGTGGAGGTGAGGAAACTACTAGACGTGACAGAATCTATACACGACGAAATGTTTGAACTCCGGGAAAG GGAACGGGAAATGCAGGAGCTAAATCGATCGACAAACTCGAGAATGGCTGCTCTAAGTTTACTGTCATTCGTGTTTACGTTGTCAGTCGCTTGTCTACAACTATGGCATCTCAAGTCATTCTTGGAAAGGAAGAAGCTTCTCTAA
- the LOC103837334 gene encoding uncharacterized protein At5g39570 yields MPYYTKDDADVDDFDEYDPTPYSGGYDITVTYGRSLPPSDENCYPLLSLSGDAFEYQRPVFSSSHEPSAYDDQALNTEYSSYARPKTKHGSGKKASYDHRNDDDKKESQGQQKYSGKDTDDEKSKTKEKKKDKKKDDDDYEKKKKDKQQYKDHHNDDYDEKKKKKDHYDNDDEKKKKKDHYDNDDEKKKKKDNRDGYDEKKKKKDHHDSDDEKNKKKDHYKHNKGHREYDD; encoded by the exons ATGCCGTACTACACCAAAGACGACGCTGACGTGGATGACTTCGACGAGTACGACCCGACGCCGTATAGCGGAGGCTATGACATCACCGTGACGTACGGCCGCTCACTCCCGCCGTCCGACGAGAATTGTTACCCTCTCTTGTCTCTCTCCGGTGACGCCTTTGAGTACCAGAGGCCCGTGTTCTCTTCCAGCCACGAGCCTTCTGCTTATGACGACCAGGCTCTCAACACCGAGTACAGTAGCTACGCTCGGCCCAAAACCAAGCATGGATCCGGTAAGAAAGCTAGCTATGACCATCGCAATGATGATGATAAGAAAGAGAGCCAAGGCCAACAAAAATAC AGTGGCAAGGACACTGATGATGAGAAGAGCAAGActaaggagaagaagaaggataaGAAGAAAGATGACGATGattatgagaagaagaagaaggacaaGCAACAATACAAGGATCATCATAATGATGATTATgatgagaaaaagaagaagaaggaccACTATGACAATGATgatgagaaaaagaagaagaaggatcaTTATGACAATgatgatgagaagaagaagaagaaagacaatCGTGATGGTTAtgatgaaaagaagaagaagaaggaccATCATGATAGTGATGAtgagaagaataagaagaaggaTCACTACAAACACAACAAGGGACATCGTGAATACGATGACTAA